In Chitinophaga sp. HK235, a single window of DNA contains:
- a CDS encoding RagB/SusD family nutrient uptake outer membrane protein has protein sequence MKKINYIILAAGFLATGCNKSLLETAPHDRYTEESFWKTPEAANAGLTGCYAILRYDGLYGGNKSSSNTTALWDETLSPNAYTKTNVMSFNAIASGQQMPGSGGIISSRYSDCYGGIGHCNTFLKKVDEIPGMDESQKKIMKGQALFLRALYYFQLQNYYGGVPLIIDPPNVATQATLPRNKREEVVAQILKDLDDAAAVLPLTYSASDRGRATKGAAMTLKARVLLYEASPLLNPGNDQNKWAAAATAAKAVMDLGGTGYGLFANYRKLFLKENENNKEVIFDVQYLFPNQGSSFDLICSQYNSNAPLLGLAQAYYMKNGLPITDPASGYDAKRPYINRDPRLQGTITFPTDMYQGKTVDSSRFAITGYGVKKFSVYDTLAPVQADKDLKAGQSEINFIVLRYADILMMYAEAQNEAVGPDASVYAALNQIRDRVGMPRFTAGLSKDDMRKEIRHERRVEFACEGLYYNDIRRWKTAETELNADIYDYAGKLLEKRTFNPKRDYWWPIPRTERDLNPNLEQNPGY, from the coding sequence ATGAAAAAGATAAATTATATAATTCTGGCTGCGGGATTCCTGGCCACAGGCTGTAACAAAAGCCTGCTGGAGACTGCACCACATGACAGATATACAGAAGAATCTTTCTGGAAAACACCAGAAGCAGCCAACGCAGGGCTGACCGGTTGTTATGCCATTTTGCGGTATGATGGGTTATATGGTGGTAATAAATCATCCAGTAATACCACCGCTTTATGGGATGAAACTCTTTCACCCAATGCCTATACGAAGACCAATGTCATGAGTTTTAATGCTATCGCTTCCGGGCAGCAAATGCCGGGCAGCGGTGGTATTATCAGCTCCAGGTATAGCGATTGTTATGGTGGAATAGGCCATTGCAATACCTTCCTGAAAAAGGTAGACGAAATACCAGGTATGGACGAAAGCCAGAAAAAAATCATGAAAGGGCAAGCTCTCTTTCTGCGCGCCTTGTATTATTTTCAATTACAGAATTACTATGGAGGTGTACCGCTGATTATTGATCCGCCGAATGTTGCTACCCAGGCAACTTTGCCCAGGAATAAACGGGAAGAAGTGGTAGCACAAATACTGAAAGACCTGGACGATGCGGCGGCTGTTTTACCACTCACATACAGTGCCAGTGACAGAGGTAGAGCTACTAAAGGCGCCGCCATGACACTCAAAGCAAGAGTACTGCTCTATGAAGCCAGCCCTCTGCTGAATCCTGGTAACGATCAAAACAAATGGGCCGCTGCTGCAACTGCCGCCAAAGCGGTGATGGACCTGGGAGGAACAGGTTATGGACTGTTTGCCAACTACCGCAAATTGTTCCTGAAGGAAAATGAGAACAACAAGGAAGTGATCTTTGATGTACAATACCTGTTTCCCAACCAGGGCAGTTCCTTTGACCTGATCTGTTCCCAATACAACTCAAACGCACCATTGCTGGGCCTTGCACAAGCCTATTACATGAAAAACGGCCTGCCTATCACCGACCCCGCTTCCGGTTACGATGCCAAACGTCCTTATATCAATCGTGACCCTCGTTTACAGGGGACTATTACCTTCCCTACCGACATGTATCAGGGTAAAACGGTGGATTCAAGCCGTTTTGCGATCACCGGTTATGGCGTAAAAAAATTCAGTGTATATGACACGCTTGCTCCTGTTCAGGCTGATAAAGACCTTAAAGCCGGACAATCAGAAATCAATTTTATTGTGCTGCGTTATGCAGACATCCTGATGATGTATGCTGAAGCTCAGAATGAAGCGGTAGGCCCCGACGCCTCCGTATATGCCGCGCTCAATCAGATCCGCGACCGTGTAGGTATGCCTCGTTTCACAGCCGGCCTCTCCAAAGACGATATGCGTAAGGAAATACGCCACGAAAGACGCGTGGAGTTTGCCTGTGAAGGATTATACTACAATGATATCCGTCGTTGGAAAACAGCAGAAACAGAGCTAAACGCTGATATCTATGATTATGCCGGCAAATTACTGGAAAAACGCACCTTTAATCCCAAAAGGGATTACTGGTGGCCTATCCCAAGAACGGAGAGAGACCTCAATCCCAATCTGGAGCAGAATCCGGGATACTAG
- the pafA gene encoding alkaline phosphatase PafA, with protein sequence MTRLKLSAMLMTGAFALAQSLSALAQTPERPKLIVGIVVDQMRWDYLYRYADRYEAGGFKRMLNEGFTCENTTISHLPSFTAVGHSTVYTGSVPAIHGITGNDWTDQQTGRKWYCTEDTIAKSVGSTSTAGQMSPRNLLASTITDELRLATNFRSKVVGVSLKDRASILPAGHTPNGAFWFDDANGSFITSTYYMNELPEWVKRFNARQLPAQLMSKPWETLYPINTYVQSSADNVSWEGTFSGEKAPVFPHNLKEIYKKNPGSLRTTPSGNTLTLEFAKAAVEGYDLGNGTATDFLTINCASTDYVGHQYGPNSIEVEDTYLRLDKDLSAFFTYLDQKVGKGNYLVFLTADHGAAHSVGFMQEHNLPAGFVKDKAMMSSLDSLLAARFGVKGLVRSGMNYHVNYDVAKIEASKLDYDAIKKETVKFLQQQPGIQFAADIDNLGNSPIPEPIKTMISNGYNPKRTGAVMIIPEPGWYQGFEKGTTHGNWNPYDIHIPLVFMGWHVKHGASNETVHMTDIAATLADMLRIQMPNGCVGRPIKF encoded by the coding sequence ATGACCAGACTTAAACTCTCCGCCATGCTGATGACGGGAGCCTTTGCCCTTGCGCAAAGCCTGTCAGCGTTGGCACAAACACCCGAAAGGCCCAAGCTTATTGTAGGGATCGTTGTAGACCAGATGCGTTGGGATTACCTGTATCGTTATGCCGACCGCTATGAAGCCGGCGGCTTTAAAAGAATGCTGAATGAAGGTTTCACCTGTGAAAACACTACCATCAGTCATCTTCCGTCCTTTACCGCTGTAGGACACAGCACCGTATATACTGGCTCCGTACCGGCCATCCACGGCATCACGGGCAACGACTGGACCGACCAGCAAACCGGCAGAAAATGGTATTGCACCGAAGACACCATCGCCAAATCAGTAGGCAGCACCTCCACCGCCGGCCAGATGTCGCCACGCAACCTCCTGGCATCCACCATCACCGATGAACTGCGCCTGGCCACCAACTTCCGCTCTAAAGTAGTAGGCGTATCCCTGAAAGACCGCGCCTCCATTCTCCCCGCAGGACATACGCCCAACGGCGCTTTCTGGTTTGATGATGCCAACGGCAGCTTCATCACCAGCACCTACTATATGAATGAACTGCCAGAGTGGGTAAAACGTTTCAACGCCAGACAACTGCCTGCCCAGCTCATGTCCAAACCCTGGGAAACACTCTACCCGATCAATACCTACGTGCAAAGCTCTGCTGACAATGTTTCCTGGGAAGGTACCTTTAGCGGCGAAAAAGCACCGGTATTCCCCCATAACTTAAAAGAGATCTATAAAAAAAATCCAGGTAGTCTGCGCACCACCCCTTCCGGCAACACCCTCACCCTCGAATTTGCCAAAGCTGCCGTGGAAGGATATGATCTCGGCAATGGCACCGCCACCGACTTCCTCACCATCAACTGCGCCTCCACCGACTATGTAGGCCATCAATACGGTCCCAACTCCATAGAAGTGGAAGATACCTATCTGCGCCTCGACAAAGATCTTTCCGCCTTCTTCACTTACCTGGACCAGAAAGTAGGTAAAGGCAATTACCTCGTATTCCTCACCGCCGACCATGGTGCAGCACATTCTGTTGGCTTTATGCAGGAACATAATCTGCCAGCAGGTTTCGTGAAAGACAAAGCCATGATGAGCAGCCTCGACAGCCTCCTGGCAGCCCGCTTCGGCGTGAAGGGACTGGTACGTTCCGGTATGAACTATCACGTGAACTATGATGTGGCCAAAATAGAAGCCAGCAAACTGGACTATGATGCCATTAAAAAAGAAACCGTCAAATTCCTTCAGCAACAACCCGGTATCCAGTTCGCCGCTGATATCGACAACCTGGGTAACAGCCCTATACCGGAGCCCATCAAAACCATGATCAGCAACGGCTACAACCCAAAACGCACCGGCGCTGTTATGATCATCCCCGAACCAGGATGGTACCAGGGCTTCGAAAAAGGCACCACCCACGGCAACTGGAACCCTTACGATATCCATATTCCACTTGTATTCATGGGATGGCATGTGAAACACGGCGCCAGCAACGAAACCGTGCACATGACCGACATCGCAGCCACCCTCGCCGACATGCTGCGCATCCAAATGCCAAACGGCTGCGTTGGACGCCCTATCAAATTTTGA
- a CDS encoding ATP-binding protein: MLRSFNFFKVLIALTVAVTGWLFYYGFSVHQQSAGKLLKSTDTLLQDNPGIRLMDDALLTLNRAESNFRLFTVTYDKHFLKSFSAQLAEVLSAVDSISSMLSGLNDHQQFNELIAQKTAMSERITQLKKATDSMLSSSLTDDRIDKLLNSIPAYKVAQIKKDNVTMDTVSNIVSAPEKKKGLFKRLGNAFSNKNKGDTVKAQMAVMVKTKSGKVVDKSDYDAQRMKDIINDVNGYYKKILRTQLANRMKINTSEQSLAGTNIAMLAQMDTLILALRDKATVALEQQRQHAGSIIHQDTGKIKTIAVWGGSLLALLLLALTGAAYELRKKNRQLMDSATAAREEARMRTDFLANMSHEIRTPLNAVVGFSEQLSYSGLSATQREQLRSVEVAADMLMQVVNDVLDFSKLEKDYISLLQEPFVLYTAFEEVISTTRILATQKNLGFFPDFEGDHRWEVRGDAFRLKQILLNLISNATKYTSSGSVTVTAKLEKQTETRALFTFIVTDTGEGISKEAQANLFERFYQAAPARVTVKGTGLGLAITKRLVELHGGEITYTSEVNKGTQFICRIPYEVVSMPQTVIVTQQKTEAPSGAFMEGLYVLVAEDQEMNLLLMKMILTRWKCRFDMARDGEIALDLFKRNRYDLVLLDLHMPKFSGLEVIEKIRKDNDPQKANVAVIALTADITEQDVRDFRRSGFNDWLMKPFREKDIYQVIRKNLRIESKEPQHP; encoded by the coding sequence ATGCTTCGATCGTTTAATTTTTTTAAAGTACTGATAGCCCTGACTGTAGCTGTTACAGGCTGGCTTTTTTATTATGGATTCTCTGTACACCAGCAAAGTGCCGGTAAGTTGCTGAAATCAACGGATACCTTACTACAGGACAATCCCGGCATACGCCTCATGGACGATGCATTGCTGACACTCAACCGTGCTGAAAGTAATTTTCGCCTGTTTACCGTAACCTATGATAAACATTTTCTGAAATCCTTTTCTGCACAACTGGCAGAGGTATTGTCGGCCGTAGATTCCATCAGCAGCATGCTGAGCGGACTGAATGATCATCAGCAGTTCAACGAATTGATCGCTCAAAAAACAGCCATGTCGGAGCGGATAACGCAGCTCAAAAAAGCCACCGACTCCATGCTTTCTTCCTCCCTGACAGATGACAGGATCGATAAACTGCTCAATAGTATCCCCGCATATAAGGTTGCACAGATCAAAAAGGATAACGTGACCATGGATACCGTTAGTAACATTGTGTCGGCGCCGGAGAAAAAGAAGGGACTCTTTAAACGCCTGGGCAATGCCTTCTCCAATAAGAACAAGGGAGATACGGTCAAAGCACAGATGGCAGTGATGGTGAAAACGAAAAGCGGCAAGGTGGTCGATAAGTCAGACTATGATGCCCAGCGCATGAAAGATATCATCAACGATGTAAATGGTTACTATAAAAAGATACTGCGCACTCAGTTGGCCAACCGGATGAAAATCAATACCAGCGAGCAATCTCTGGCAGGTACCAATATCGCCATGCTGGCGCAGATGGACACGCTGATCCTTGCACTGAGAGATAAAGCTACTGTCGCACTGGAACAACAACGGCAACACGCCGGCAGCATAATACACCAGGACACTGGTAAAATAAAAACGATTGCTGTATGGGGTGGAAGCCTGCTGGCTCTTCTATTGCTGGCTTTGACAGGGGCAGCATATGAATTGAGGAAAAAGAACCGGCAGCTCATGGACAGTGCAACTGCTGCCAGGGAAGAAGCCCGTATGCGAACCGATTTCCTGGCTAACATGAGTCACGAAATACGTACACCGCTGAATGCCGTGGTAGGTTTCAGTGAACAGCTTTCCTACTCGGGGCTCTCTGCCACCCAGCGTGAGCAGTTGCGTTCTGTAGAAGTGGCCGCTGATATGCTGATGCAGGTGGTGAATGATGTACTTGATTTTTCCAAGCTCGAAAAAGATTATATCTCACTGTTGCAAGAGCCATTCGTATTGTATACAGCCTTCGAAGAGGTAATCAGCACTACCCGTATACTGGCTACGCAAAAGAATCTGGGGTTCTTCCCCGACTTTGAAGGTGATCATCGCTGGGAAGTAAGGGGAGATGCGTTTCGCCTTAAACAGATATTGTTAAACCTTATCAGCAATGCCACCAAATATACTTCCAGTGGCAGTGTAACGGTGACGGCTAAACTGGAGAAGCAAACCGAAACCCGTGCACTGTTTACATTTATTGTCACTGATACAGGAGAAGGCATCAGCAAAGAAGCGCAGGCTAACCTCTTTGAACGCTTCTATCAGGCTGCACCTGCAAGGGTGACTGTAAAGGGCACCGGTCTGGGCCTGGCTATTACCAAAAGGTTGGTGGAACTGCATGGGGGAGAGATCACCTATACCAGTGAAGTCAACAAAGGAACACAGTTCATCTGCCGGATACCATATGAAGTTGTGTCCATGCCGCAGACGGTTATTGTTACCCAACAGAAAACAGAAGCCCCTTCAGGTGCCTTTATGGAAGGCCTTTATGTGCTGGTGGCGGAAGATCAGGAGATGAATCTGTTGTTAATGAAAATGATACTTACCCGCTGGAAATGTCGTTTTGATATGGCCCGTGATGGGGAAATCGCATTGGATCTTTTTAAGCGCAACCGTTATGATCTGGTGCTGCTGGACCTTCATATGCCTAAATTCAGCGGGCTGGAAGTAATAGAAAAGATCAGAAAAGATAATGATCCCCAAAAGGCCAATGTGGCAGTAATCGCGCTGACAGCGGATATTACCGAACAGGATGTTCGTGATTTCAGACGTTCAGGGTTTAATGATTGGTTGATGAAGCCTTTCCGGGAAAAGGATATTTATCAGGTAATCCGGAAAAATCTGCGAATAGAAAGTAAGGAGCCTCAGCATCCCTGA
- a CDS encoding ABC transporter ATP-binding protein — MSFLTVSNISKNQLGVPVVKDISFTVEKFQKVAIAGETGSGKSTLLKMIGGFVQPDAGKVSFEEVRVEGPLEVLIPGQPGIAYLSQHFELRNNYRVEEILSYNNKLTEDSSVELFDLCQITHLLKRKTDQLSGGEKQRIALARLLVTAPRLLLLDEPYSNLDLIHKNKLKEVIRDISENLDITCMLISHDPQDLLSWADEVMIMKDGEIVQRGTPQQVYGQPVNEYTAGLLGSYNLISPAKAKKFAGLPGVVENGKSLFLRPESFQIVEEGKSALKGKVKSVHFFGSFYETVVTLSKDTITIRTSKSQVKKGDTVYISTHADEVWYL, encoded by the coding sequence ATGAGTTTTTTAACAGTCTCCAATATCAGTAAAAACCAGTTGGGGGTACCGGTAGTAAAGGATATCAGTTTTACGGTAGAAAAATTCCAGAAAGTGGCTATTGCGGGGGAAACCGGTTCTGGTAAAAGTACGCTGCTGAAAATGATCGGTGGTTTTGTACAGCCCGATGCCGGCAAAGTATCCTTTGAGGAAGTCAGAGTAGAAGGACCGCTGGAAGTGCTGATCCCGGGACAGCCGGGCATCGCCTATCTCTCCCAGCATTTTGAACTGCGTAATAACTACCGGGTAGAAGAAATTCTTTCCTATAACAACAAACTGACGGAAGACTCTTCCGTGGAACTGTTTGATCTCTGTCAGATCACGCATCTGCTGAAACGTAAAACAGACCAGCTGTCGGGAGGAGAGAAACAACGGATTGCTCTGGCCCGTCTGCTGGTAACAGCTCCCCGCCTGCTTTTGCTCGATGAACCTTACTCCAACCTGGACCTGATCCATAAAAACAAACTAAAAGAGGTGATCCGGGACATCTCCGAAAACCTGGACATCACCTGCATGCTGATCTCCCACGACCCGCAGGACCTGCTTTCGTGGGCAGATGAAGTGATGATCATGAAAGATGGAGAGATTGTACAAAGAGGTACACCTCAGCAGGTATATGGCCAGCCCGTTAATGAATATACTGCTGGTCTGCTGGGTTCCTATAACCTGATCAGCCCTGCTAAAGCCAAAAAATTTGCCGGTCTGCCAGGAGTGGTGGAAAATGGCAAAAGCCTCTTCCTGCGTCCCGAAAGTTTTCAGATCGTGGAAGAAGGCAAGTCTGCCCTGAAAGGAAAAGTAAAAAGTGTACACTTCTTCGGTAGTTTCTATGAAACTGTTGTGACCTTGTCCAAAGACACGATTACTATCCGGACAAGCAAAAGCCAGGTGAAAAAAGGAGATACCGTGTACATCTCCACACACGCCGATGAAGTCTGGTATCTTTAA